TCTCTGGTTCTTGATTCCTCAAATAATTCTTCCCAGCCTTCAAACGAGAAATCAGTTCCTGCTTCCTTGAATCAACTATTACTTCACTCTCTGGTATTCTTCCTGCTGTAGGAGCATAACTTAAAGTGGGAGCATAAGACTCTATCTTCGCTTGTCTTCGAAGTGCTGCATTTATCTGGCGAAGCTGTTCATTCAGTCGTTGCAGCTCTGCCTTCCTTTGCCGAGCTAGCAAGCCTACAATATGATATGCTAGATTGTCAAGAACAAATGttgtaacataaaacatagctCTAATATTACAACTTTTAACTtttttcctctctttctctctctacttTAAACTTTACATCTTACTTCAACAAACAATGCTGATACACCAAACAGCAAGAATAAGCAACTTCTTTCTCGTATTTTTAAGCCTATACAAGAGAGTACCAACCCATTACCTCCAACAGTAGCCCCAATAAGAGCTACAGCGAGCAGCACAGGCATGTTGGACATAGAATTATCAGCCTCACATGTTTCAGCCAAAGCTTTAAAAGGAATAGTGACCAGAGCATTGCTAACAAAAATTGCCACTGCCGGGAAGTTGACCTGCATATTTCCCTGCCAAAAAAAAGTCAACGTGGGCAGAAGAAAACATTATCAAGAGGTACATGCGCATTGAAAAGTGTTTCAACACACGATGGATACTAAGTGTTTCacacatataaatattttttttgaaattgcTTCACATATCTTATAAAATAAACAATACTGATGTCTAAAATGAAAGAATGCAATTATTTTCAGGACAAGGCAGAAATGCCGTCTTTTAGTGGAACTTGGTGATACTTGGCTTTACACCCTTTCATCAGACCATTGGTGAAGCTGACTAAGATT
This genomic interval from Humulus lupulus chromosome 8, drHumLupu1.1, whole genome shotgun sequence contains the following:
- the LOC133794570 gene encoding protein FLUORESCENT IN BLUE LIGHT, chloroplastic isoform X3 — protein: MMGNMQVNFPAVAIFVSNALVTIPFKALAETCEADNSMSNMPVLLAVALIGATVGGLLARQRKAELQRLNEQLRQINAALRRQAKIESYAPTLSYAPTAGRIPESEVIVDSRKQELISRLKAGKNYLRNQEPEKAFVEFKSALELAKDLNDAIEEKKAARGLGASLQRQGKYQEAINYHSIVLEISNRERENSGNTEAYGAIADCYTELGDLERAAKFYDQYISRLEKD